In the genome of Acidimicrobiia bacterium, one region contains:
- a CDS encoding DEAD/DEAH box helicase: MTIDFAHLGLPEPLIAVLRRRQITSPFPIQASAIPEILSGHDVAGRAPTGSGKTLAFGLPLLARLEKAGPRRPRALILAPTRELAEQIKEELAPLASVVNRRVTAVYGGVGYGPQKGALRGGADVLVATPGRLEDLIEQQALSLAEVDVVVIDEADRMADMGFLPAVKRILGQTPQRRQTLLFSATLDGDVAVLIRDHQRKPVRLEAGSIEPHATPARHHFWKVNNHDRVRHTAGLIAEAGRTIVFTRTRHGADRLAKQLAGEGIDAAAIHGGRSQSQRNRAIEAFSADRARALIATDVAARGIHVDAVEAVVHFDVPADHKDYLHRSGRTARAGAGGDVVTLVTGGQENLVRRMQRALGMQVPIEAPRLGALRDGRPPAAAPRRSPTPAPSVEATHRERRPQRPSVDGESIYVANLPYGATSKDLRSLFRPFGEVDEATVIVDRRSGRSRGFGFVLMPGEVAGAAIEALHGSTMGGRELTVRTAEPGRRSA; encoded by the coding sequence ATGACCATCGACTTCGCCCATCTCGGGCTTCCCGAACCGCTGATCGCCGTCCTGCGGCGGCGCCAGATAACCAGTCCATTCCCGATCCAGGCCTCCGCCATCCCCGAGATCCTCTCCGGCCATGATGTCGCCGGGCGGGCTCCGACCGGATCCGGCAAGACGCTCGCATTCGGGCTTCCGCTGCTTGCTCGTCTGGAGAAGGCAGGCCCGCGCCGACCGCGGGCCCTGATCCTCGCCCCGACGCGCGAGCTCGCCGAGCAGATCAAGGAAGAGCTGGCTCCGCTGGCATCCGTCGTCAACCGACGGGTCACCGCCGTCTATGGGGGAGTCGGCTACGGACCCCAGAAGGGCGCTCTGCGCGGCGGCGCCGATGTCCTGGTGGCCACTCCGGGCCGCCTCGAAGACCTGATCGAACAGCAGGCGCTGTCTCTGGCCGAGGTCGACGTCGTGGTGATCGACGAGGCAGACCGCATGGCCGACATGGGGTTCCTCCCCGCAGTGAAGCGCATCCTCGGTCAGACTCCGCAGCGCCGACAGACCCTGCTGTTCTCGGCGACGCTCGATGGCGACGTGGCGGTCCTGATCCGGGACCACCAGCGCAAGCCGGTTCGTCTCGAGGCGGGATCGATCGAGCCTCATGCCACTCCGGCCCGCCATCACTTCTGGAAGGTGAACAACCACGATCGGGTGCGCCACACGGCGGGCCTCATCGCCGAGGCCGGCAGGACGATCGTCTTCACCCGGACCCGCCACGGCGCCGACCGGCTCGCCAAGCAGCTCGCCGGTGAGGGCATCGATGCCGCCGCCATCCATGGCGGCCGTTCGCAGAGCCAGCGCAACCGGGCGATCGAGGCGTTCTCCGCAGACCGGGCCCGGGCACTGATCGCCACCGACGTGGCGGCACGCGGAATTCACGTGGACGCCGTGGAAGCGGTGGTCCACTTCGACGTGCCCGCCGACCACAAGGACTACCTGCATCGCTCCGGGCGTACCGCTCGTGCCGGCGCCGGCGGCGACGTCGTGACGCTGGTCACCGGGGGCCAGGAGAACCTGGTCCGGCGCATGCAGCGCGCCCTGGGGATGCAGGTGCCGATCGAGGCGCCGCGTCTTGGAGCACTTCGCGACGGTCGCCCGCCGGCTGCGGCGCCGCGGCGTTCTCCGACCCCGGCGCCTTCGGTGGAGGCCACGCATCGTGAGAGGCGGCCACAGCGGCCTTCGGTCGACGGGGAGAGCATCTATGTGGCCAACCTGCCATACGGCGCCACATCCAAGGACCTGCGTTCGCTGTTCAGGCCGTTCGGTGAGGTCGACGAGGCCACGGTCATCGTCGATCGTCGCAGCGGACGGTCCCGCGGCTTCGGGTTCGTGCTCATGCCCGGGGAGGTCGCCGGCGCCGCCATCGAGGCGTTGCACGGATCCACCATGGGTGGACGCGAGCTGACGGTGAGAACCGCCGAGCCCGGCCGCCGCTCCGCCTGA
- a CDS encoding alcohol dehydrogenase catalytic domain-containing protein has translation MRALRFHGPGDLRLESVPEPEAGAGETVVEVDACGVCGSDLHFLDGTARTARLPMTLGHEVAGRVLGENTAGLSAGARVVLRPGAYCGRCRPCLEGRPNICERTVVLGIDSDGGLAERVVVPVESIIPMPDGLDPAEAATAVDAGATARHAVMRTGGVRAGDAVLILGVGGLGGYAVQIARNAGAGPVIAADISPSALDRATQLGADETILVEPGVSLGRQVKMITDGGADVALEFVGRAATVDAAVKSLRPGGRAVVVGVGVEPVATLPAVLWSNNEYTLAGSYGSLPGDVELVLAALATGDLIPPQVERVPLDEAVSVIEAASRGDLHLDGRRLVVVP, from the coding sequence ATGAGGGCTCTCAGGTTCCACGGACCGGGTGACCTGCGCCTCGAGTCGGTGCCCGAGCCCGAAGCCGGTGCGGGCGAGACCGTCGTCGAGGTTGACGCCTGCGGGGTCTGCGGGTCCGACCTCCACTTCCTGGACGGCACGGCGCGTACCGCCCGGCTCCCGATGACGCTGGGGCATGAGGTGGCCGGTCGTGTCCTCGGTGAGAACACCGCCGGGCTGAGTGCGGGGGCTCGCGTGGTGCTGCGTCCCGGCGCCTACTGCGGCCGCTGCCGACCCTGTCTCGAGGGCCGTCCCAACATCTGTGAGCGAACGGTCGTCCTGGGCATCGATTCCGACGGCGGCCTCGCCGAACGGGTGGTCGTGCCCGTCGAATCGATCATCCCGATGCCCGATGGCCTCGATCCAGCCGAAGCGGCCACGGCGGTGGACGCAGGGGCCACGGCGCGCCATGCCGTGATGAGAACCGGCGGAGTGCGCGCCGGGGACGCTGTCCTGATCCTCGGCGTCGGCGGGCTCGGCGGCTATGCGGTGCAGATCGCCCGCAACGCCGGTGCCGGGCCGGTGATCGCAGCCGACATCTCCCCGTCCGCTCTCGACAGGGCGACCCAACTGGGCGCTGATGAGACCATCCTTGTCGAGCCAGGCGTCTCGCTGGGCCGCCAGGTGAAGATGATCACCGATGGGGGTGCCGACGTGGCACTCGAGTTCGTCGGCCGGGCGGCAACGGTCGACGCCGCCGTCAAGTCGCTCCGACCCGGAGGCCGAGCCGTGGTGGTCGGGGTCGGTGTGGAACCGGTGGCGACGCTACCCGCAGTTCTGTGGTCGAACAACGAGTACACGCTCGCCGGGTCGTACGGAAGCCTTCCCGGCGACGTGGAACTGGTGCTGGCGGCTCTCGCCACCGGCGATCTGATCCCACCGCAGGTCGAAAGGGTCCCGCTCGACGAGGCGGTCTCCGTGATCGAGGCCGCCTCGCGCGGGGATCTGCACCTGGACGGACGCCGCCTGGTCGTGGTGCCCTAG
- the sufB gene encoding Fe-S cluster assembly protein SufB — MATVDIDLGKYQLGWHDEEDYIFKPKKGLNEEIIREMSRMKGEPEWMLEFRLKAYQRFLRKPMPKWGGGGALDEIDFDDIYYYIKPMDGQAKDWDMVPESIKDTYEKLGIPEAERKYLAGVTAQYESEVVYHRNREDLEGLGVLFCDMDTALRDYPDIVRQYFGTIIPPNDNKFAALNSAVWSGGSFIYVPPGVHVDQPLQAYFRINAENMGQFERTLIIIDEGAFCHYVEGCSAPVYSTDSLHSAVVEIVVKEGGRCRYTTIQNWSNNVYNLVTKRAAAYRNATMEWVDGNIGSRLTMKYPAVWLMEEGAHGEVLSIAFAGPGQHQDAGAKMVHAAPNTTSLITSKSLSRGGGRAGYRGLVRVEHGAENVKSFVRCDALILDDKSRSDTYPYMEIEEADAQIGHEATVSKVGDDQLFYLMSRGLSEAEATAMVVAGFIEPIVKELPMEYAVELNRLIELQMEGSVG; from the coding sequence GTGGCCACCGTCGACATCGACCTCGGAAAGTATCAGCTCGGCTGGCACGACGAGGAGGACTACATCTTCAAGCCCAAGAAGGGCTTGAACGAGGAGATCATCCGCGAGATGTCGCGGATGAAGGGCGAGCCGGAGTGGATGCTCGAGTTCCGGCTCAAGGCGTACCAGCGGTTCCTGCGCAAGCCGATGCCCAAGTGGGGCGGTGGTGGTGCGCTGGACGAGATCGACTTCGACGACATCTACTACTACATCAAGCCGATGGATGGCCAGGCCAAGGACTGGGACATGGTCCCGGAGTCGATCAAGGACACCTACGAGAAGCTGGGCATCCCCGAGGCGGAACGCAAGTACCTGGCCGGAGTCACCGCCCAGTACGAGAGCGAGGTCGTATACCACCGCAACCGCGAGGATCTCGAAGGCCTCGGGGTCCTCTTCTGCGACATGGACACCGCCCTGCGGGACTACCCCGACATCGTGCGGCAGTACTTCGGGACCATCATCCCGCCGAACGACAACAAGTTCGCCGCCCTCAACTCTGCGGTGTGGTCGGGCGGATCGTTCATATACGTGCCGCCTGGCGTGCACGTGGATCAGCCGCTGCAGGCGTACTTCCGCATCAACGCCGAGAACATGGGCCAGTTCGAGCGGACGCTGATCATCATCGACGAGGGGGCGTTCTGTCACTACGTGGAGGGCTGCTCGGCACCGGTGTACTCCACCGACTCCCTCCACTCGGCCGTCGTCGAGATCGTGGTCAAGGAGGGCGGACGCTGCCGGTACACGACGATCCAGAACTGGTCGAACAACGTCTACAACCTGGTGACCAAGCGGGCCGCTGCGTACCGCAACGCCACGATGGAGTGGGTGGACGGCAACATAGGGAGCCGGCTCACCATGAAGTACCCGGCGGTGTGGCTCATGGAGGAGGGGGCGCACGGCGAGGTGCTGTCGATCGCCTTCGCCGGACCCGGGCAGCACCAGGACGCCGGGGCGAAGATGGTCCACGCCGCCCCCAACACGACGTCTCTGATCACCTCCAAGTCGCTGTCGCGTGGCGGCGGACGGGCGGGTTACCGCGGCCTGGTTCGGGTGGAGCACGGCGCCGAGAACGTCAAGTCCTTCGTGCGCTGCGACGCCCTCATCCTCGACGACAAGAGCCGGTCCGACACCTACCCCTACATGGAGATCGAGGAGGCCGACGCTCAGATCGGCCATGAGGCCACGGTGTCCAAGGTGGGCGACGATCAGCTCTTCTACCTGATGAGCCGCGGGCTCTCCGAGGCCGAGGCGACCGCGATGGTGGTGGCCGGGTTCATCGAGCCGATCGTCAAGGAGCTCCCCATGGAATACGCTGTGGAGTTGAACCGCCTCATCGAACTGCAGATGGAGGGGTCGGTCGGCTGA
- a CDS encoding GNAT family N-acetyltransferase produces the protein MIVSSRCVATSSRRSEISSVDVAEVGPGEVERLGRLIREAWDEAGPGAPGWSGADDATIAEISTSEALLSRIGGPQQRMFMATADGRPVGFAATRLMEGRSIELSGIIVLQSMLGGGIGTQLLEAAVAQAVEEGCLRIEVHTEVDNAAAIGFYRSHGFDEVGETTVSFDGERVPLVVLERHLVESRDPA, from the coding sequence GTGATCGTCTCGAGTCGCTGCGTCGCTACCTCTTCCAGGAGGTCTGAGATCTCGTCGGTCGACGTCGCCGAGGTGGGTCCCGGTGAAGTCGAGCGGTTGGGACGCCTGATCAGGGAGGCGTGGGACGAGGCCGGCCCCGGCGCTCCCGGCTGGTCTGGTGCCGACGACGCCACCATCGCCGAGATCTCGACCTCGGAGGCTCTGCTCTCCCGGATCGGAGGGCCGCAGCAGCGTATGTTCATGGCCACAGCGGACGGGAGGCCCGTCGGTTTCGCCGCCACCCGCCTCATGGAAGGTCGCTCCATCGAGCTCTCGGGGATCATCGTCCTGCAGAGCATGCTCGGGGGCGGCATCGGCACCCAGCTGCTCGAGGCGGCAGTTGCCCAGGCCGTCGAAGAGGGATGCCTCAGGATCGAGGTGCACACCGAGGTCGACAACGCCGCCGCCATCGGTTTCTACCGGTCCCACGGGTTCGACGAGGTGGGTGAGACCACGGTGTCATTCGACGGGGAGCGGGTGCCGCTCGTGGTGTTGGAGCGTCACCTGGTCGAGTCGCGTGATCCCGCCTAG
- a CDS encoding NAD(P)H-binding protein: MPTIVIGADTPVGVATIEAIRPRTIELRAFVSTQEAAAGLRTGGVIAAVGDVSDGSHVAGAAFGAFCAVLVNAAATDGRETHFAPPDDVVAVWLKAMVDAGVTRVILVSDTPVDVPPAIPESAVVATAGRLPEEVAEVVAFLEDAAALPFDQMPTEWES, translated from the coding sequence ATGCCAACGATCGTCATCGGTGCCGACACGCCCGTGGGGGTGGCCACGATCGAGGCGATTCGACCACGCACGATCGAGCTGCGCGCCTTCGTATCGACCCAAGAGGCGGCAGCCGGCCTTCGTACCGGTGGCGTGATCGCCGCCGTGGGCGATGTAAGCGACGGTTCCCATGTTGCCGGGGCGGCGTTCGGTGCCTTCTGCGCAGTGTTGGTGAACGCCGCCGCCACCGACGGCCGAGAGACCCACTTCGCCCCTCCCGACGACGTCGTTGCCGTCTGGCTGAAGGCGATGGTGGACGCAGGAGTGACCCGGGTGATCCTCGTGAGTGATACCCCCGTCGATGTGCCCCCGGCCATCCCCGAGTCCGCCGTCGTCGCCACCGCAGGACGACTGCCCGAGGAGGTGGCAGAGGTGGTGGCGTTCCTGGAGGATGCGGCTGCCCTCCCGTTTGACCAGATGCCCACCGAGTGGGAGAGTTGA
- the infA gene encoding translation initiation factor IF-1 has translation MPKQDDVVRVQGTVVEALPNAMFRVEIEGGLEVLARASGKMRRGRYIRILPGDKVDLDLSVYDPSRGRIVWRYKN, from the coding sequence TTGCCCAAGCAGGACGATGTCGTACGCGTTCAGGGGACGGTCGTCGAGGCCCTCCCCAACGCCATGTTTCGAGTTGAGATCGAGGGCGGCCTCGAGGTACTGGCGCGCGCCTCGGGCAAGATGCGCCGCGGCCGCTACATCCGCATCCTCCCTGGGGACAAGGTGGACCTCGACCTGTCGGTGTACGACCCCAGCCGGGGCCGCATCGTCTGGCGCTACAAGAACTGA
- a CDS encoding YihY/virulence factor BrkB family protein, whose product MDREILKATWNRLRRADLTLNGAAVAFHTFFAIIPLGFALLGFAAWIGRDQGAVARVLGALSPIAPEAFVEFIAGVLAESERRIAGEWWVVAVSVGVSLFLGARAVVALQRALAAVQGTLELRQGARLRLVAIGLTAAGGVVLLITGTVLVGGRTFFAFLEGWSGIPGLLGLWAWLSVPVATAGLFGFLIACYRFGPPRPMPRATLAATIGTVGVLALSLGFGLYLSRVGSLGVYAGTLGTVAVILTWLYLGAVAILAGAALVSGESQS is encoded by the coding sequence GTGGATCGGGAGATACTGAAGGCGACATGGAATCGGCTGAGGCGCGCCGATCTCACGCTGAACGGTGCGGCGGTCGCCTTCCACACCTTCTTCGCCATCATCCCGCTCGGTTTCGCCCTGCTCGGCTTCGCCGCCTGGATCGGGAGGGATCAGGGGGCGGTGGCGCGTGTCCTGGGGGCGCTGTCTCCGATCGCCCCCGAGGCATTCGTCGAGTTCATCGCCGGGGTGCTGGCCGAGTCGGAACGGCGGATCGCCGGAGAGTGGTGGGTGGTGGCGGTGTCGGTCGGTGTCTCCCTGTTTCTCGGCGCTCGTGCCGTCGTTGCGCTCCAGCGCGCCCTGGCGGCGGTGCAGGGGACCCTGGAGCTTCGCCAGGGCGCCCGGCTCCGCCTGGTGGCCATCGGGCTCACCGCGGCGGGCGGTGTCGTCCTGCTGATCACCGGGACCGTGCTCGTGGGAGGGCGGACCTTCTTCGCCTTCCTGGAAGGATGGAGTGGGATCCCCGGGCTGTTGGGCCTGTGGGCCTGGCTGAGTGTTCCCGTCGCTACGGCCGGGCTGTTCGGGTTCCTCATCGCCTGCTACCGCTTCGGCCCACCACGGCCGATGCCCCGGGCGACGCTGGCAGCCACGATCGGGACCGTCGGGGTGTTGGCGCTCAGCCTCGGCTTCGGGCTGTACCTCTCGCGAGTCGGGTCGCTCGGTGTCTACGCCGGAACCCTCGGGACCGTCGCCGTGATCCTGACTTGGCTCTACCTGGGAGCGGTGGCGATCCTCGCCGGAGCCGCTCTCGTGAGTGGTGAGAGCCAGTCTTGA
- a CDS encoding PaaI family thioesterase, with protein MAEGAIPPLETWRCFGCSPGHDGGLRLTFTVPGPDRVRTEFVASEDHAGMGSILHGGIVAVVFDEVMMWCLLRYRRRFHVTVSMEQRLRRPVRVGIPLVAEAELDDDLEADRVRLIARMWAAADPEATLAEGSGVFVPLPERMLSLIPDDQRQEMEAILTGFASQDLTR; from the coding sequence ATGGCCGAGGGCGCCATTCCGCCGTTGGAAACCTGGCGCTGCTTTGGCTGTTCTCCCGGGCATGACGGCGGCCTGCGCCTCACCTTCACCGTCCCCGGGCCCGATCGGGTTCGCACCGAGTTCGTCGCATCCGAGGATCACGCCGGCATGGGATCGATCCTCCACGGTGGCATCGTCGCCGTGGTGTTCGACGAGGTGATGATGTGGTGCCTGCTTCGCTATCGCCGCCGGTTCCATGTGACCGTGTCGATGGAGCAGCGGTTGCGGCGGCCGGTACGGGTCGGTATCCCGCTGGTGGCCGAGGCGGAGCTCGATGACGATCTCGAGGCCGATCGGGTGCGGCTGATCGCCAGGATGTGGGCCGCCGCCGACCCGGAGGCGACTCTCGCAGAAGGCTCCGGCGTGTTCGTGCCCCTGCCGGAGCGGATGTTGTCCTTGATCCCGGACGATCAGCGGCAGGAGATGGAGGCGAT